In a single window of the Methanofollis ethanolicus genome:
- a CDS encoding RIO1 family regulatory kinase/ATPase domain-containing protein: MPVSPERVRALHKYDLRVLLSLERLMQRYEWVPLDALKASTKLSDSELEYRLLRLIEWDMVRYDVVPYPGYALIFGGYDTIALHTLTKKGAVAALGSLIGVGKESEVYEGLGLGPVILKFHHVGQQSFQAVRKERGYMPESGHCPWIFASACSAEQEFTALQRLSPEVSVPLPIERSRHVVVMSQIPGVNLNRCTLEEPRPVLDKILENVRRAYAKGFIHGDLSEYNVMVDDSDVWIIDWPQWIGTDHPNADVILRRDIENVLRFFRRKYRIDYPTEEAVGLVVR, encoded by the coding sequence ATGCCAGTTTCTCCAGAGCGCGTCAGGGCGCTTCATAAATACGACCTTCGCGTCCTCTTATCCCTCGAGCGGCTCATGCAGCGATACGAGTGGGTACCCCTGGACGCCCTGAAGGCTTCGACAAAGTTGTCTGACTCGGAACTCGAATATCGCCTCCTGCGCCTCATCGAGTGGGACATGGTGCGCTATGATGTCGTCCCGTACCCGGGCTATGCCCTGATCTTCGGGGGGTACGACACCATCGCCCTCCACACCCTCACGAAGAAAGGGGCGGTCGCGGCACTCGGCAGCCTTATTGGCGTCGGCAAGGAGTCGGAGGTCTACGAGGGCCTCGGCCTCGGCCCGGTCATCCTGAAGTTCCACCATGTGGGCCAGCAGTCCTTCCAGGCGGTGCGGAAAGAGCGGGGCTATATGCCGGAGTCCGGGCACTGCCCCTGGATCTTCGCCTCGGCGTGCTCGGCCGAGCAGGAGTTCACCGCCCTCCAGCGCCTCTCTCCCGAGGTATCGGTGCCGCTGCCGATCGAGCGCTCCCGCCATGTCGTCGTGATGTCGCAGATACCGGGGGTGAACCTCAACCGGTGCACCCTTGAGGAGCCGCGGCCTGTCCTCGACAAGATCCTGGAGAATGTGAGGCGTGCCTATGCAAAGGGTTTCATCCACGGCGACCTCTCCGAGTACAATGTGATGGTCGATGACAGCGATGTCTGGATCATCGACTGGCCTCAGTGGATCGGGACCGACCACCCGAATGCCGACGTGATCCTGCGGCGCGATATCGAAAATGTGCTCAGGTTTTTCAGGAGGAAGTACAGGATAGACTATCCCACCGAGGAGGCGGTGGGATTGGTGGTCAGGTGA
- a CDS encoding KAP family NTPase, with product MEIFYSNDAPLEDPADDSLDIAPFAKNLADAIPKMFNPQGFVVAIYGEWGSGKTTLLSFVKYYIEQSCEPTKPLIMDFHPWWFSGREDLIRSFFNQFIGSASKWFGASADCAKLLAQFAEALSPIKIPIVQTVNYIADKADPTKRDVPALKEEIKRSLKQKNRQILIIIDDIDRLSAEEIRLLFTVIKDIADFPNVVYLLAFDKQIVNRALNSVQGFEGAKYLEKIVQAGYDLPDPDKTLLRTIFFKKIDDVLEGTPENLWDQTYWENVYFDGIDHFVNSPRDVQRFFNALSLTYPAVMGEVNPIDFIAIECLRLFCPSMYSFIQGSGEIIVGPVDIGLDPDPDKSIQKRLDTQIKQISEQDQESVKKLLVRIFPKIGYLLGGPSYGSDYLPLWRKNLRVCTSEHFDTYFRLSLHQGQMSHAEVQSILESVNKPEIFGQELINLTHQKQRLSPSKLSYFLECLSDHAADDIPESAIPSIISAFFKVGDDLIPLEDDVPRILYYNTDILILRVIWRLFDRLDEASRFILLKDAISQGNSISLTAKLITMYGREHGKYGAKRKPDEEQILSLERLTVFEELALEKIRQSSQEGSLIGTPLLGRVLYFWKQNGHDEEARSWIEETIHDDDGLLLFLDRFISTSFPQSIDDVMPEMHWVLSSESISEFINPGELKSRARHLVESKIDLTERQREAFMSIINETEESP from the coding sequence ATGGAGATTTTCTATTCTAATGATGCCCCTCTCGAAGATCCAGCCGATGATAGTCTTGATATCGCTCCTTTTGCAAAAAATCTCGCAGATGCCATACCAAAGATGTTCAATCCTCAGGGTTTTGTTGTTGCAATCTATGGAGAATGGGGATCTGGGAAGACAACTCTCCTTAGTTTTGTAAAATATTACATTGAGCAAAGTTGTGAACCGACCAAACCATTGATCATGGATTTTCATCCCTGGTGGTTTTCTGGACGGGAAGATCTCATCAGGAGTTTTTTTAACCAGTTTATCGGGAGTGCAAGCAAGTGGTTTGGGGCATCTGCCGATTGTGCAAAATTATTGGCCCAATTTGCGGAGGCACTTTCTCCAATTAAGATCCCCATTGTGCAGACGGTGAATTATATTGCAGATAAGGCTGATCCTACAAAACGTGATGTCCCTGCTTTGAAAGAAGAGATCAAGAGATCTCTAAAGCAGAAAAATCGGCAAATTTTGATCATCATCGATGATATTGACCGACTCAGTGCAGAGGAGATCAGGTTACTATTCACGGTCATCAAGGACATTGCCGATTTTCCAAATGTTGTCTATTTACTTGCATTCGATAAACAAATCGTAAACAGGGCTTTAAATTCGGTCCAAGGTTTTGAAGGGGCAAAGTATCTTGAAAAAATCGTTCAAGCAGGTTATGATCTCCCGGATCCTGATAAAACGTTGCTGAGAACCATTTTTTTCAAAAAAATAGATGACGTTCTTGAAGGCACTCCTGAAAATTTATGGGATCAAACATACTGGGAAAATGTTTACTTTGATGGTATAGATCATTTTGTGAACTCTCCCCGGGATGTGCAACGTTTTTTCAACGCATTGTCCCTTACATATCCTGCCGTGATGGGAGAGGTCAACCCGATTGATTTTATTGCGATAGAATGCCTGAGACTGTTCTGCCCTTCTATGTATTCTTTCATCCAGGGATCTGGAGAAATTATCGTAGGGCCTGTTGATATCGGCTTAGATCCTGACCCTGATAAAAGCATACAGAAGAGACTGGATACACAAATCAAGCAAATATCTGAACAGGATCAGGAGTCTGTGAAAAAGTTGCTCGTCAGAATTTTTCCTAAGATCGGGTATTTATTAGGGGGTCCATCTTATGGGAGCGATTATTTACCCCTCTGGAGAAAAAATCTTCGAGTATGTACCTCAGAACATTTTGATACATATTTCAGACTCTCTTTGCACCAAGGTCAGATGTCCCACGCTGAAGTTCAGTCGATCCTTGAGTCTGTAAATAAACCTGAGATATTTGGACAGGAATTGATAAATCTGACTCATCAAAAACAAAGACTGAGTCCTTCTAAACTATCATATTTTTTGGAATGCCTCTCTGATCATGCCGCTGACGATATCCCAGAATCTGCGATCCCTTCCATAATTTCCGCTTTTTTTAAGGTTGGTGACGATCTCATCCCCCTGGAAGATGATGTGCCGCGTATCTTGTATTACAATACTGATATTCTGATACTTCGGGTTATATGGAGACTCTTTGATCGCTTGGATGAGGCAAGCCGCTTTATCCTGCTGAAAGATGCGATCTCTCAAGGAAATTCGATCTCTTTAACTGCGAAATTGATCACGATGTATGGCAGAGAGCACGGGAAATATGGTGCGAAAAGGAAACCTGATGAAGAACAGATCCTAAGCCTTGAACGTTTGACGGTATTTGAAGAATTGGCATTGGAAAAGATTCGGCAGTCTTCTCAGGAGGGTTCTCTTATTGGTACCCCTCTTCTTGGACGAGTATTGTATTTCTGGAAACAGAATGGACATGATGAAGAAGCCAGATCATGGATCGAGGAAACAATTCATGATGACGATGGGTTGCTGCTGTTCTTAGATCGATTTATATCGACATCATTCCCCCAGTCTATTGATGACGTAATGCCAGAGATGCATTGGGTTCTTTCTTCAGAGAGTATCAGTGAGTTCATCAATCCTGGTGAATTAAAGAGTCGAGCTCGCCATCTTGTTGAGTCCAAAATTGATCTTACAGAACGTCAGAGAGAAGCTTTCATGAGTATTATCAATGAGACTGAAGAATCTCCCTGA
- a CDS encoding lectin like domain-containing protein → MRSMTPRQRYLTILLVCVGLALSGIPCAAALPDTVLLLSPDEQGPFPGAGDSLTAGADVRVEAAPLNPAFVRYQEEKDAALAENGIALLCAAVPETPENESFPPLDGLIPSPVTLVWSEDSFSTLSTPPSESYFNLADEGRLTPVKDQGECGSCWAFASLGSLESTLLTDGLGTWDLSENNLKNTHGFDWGPCDGGNPFMATAYLTRWSGPVDESDDPYILPVPSSTSPSGLAPVMHVQNVTFLPPRSGPLDNDLIKATIKDEGGLYTSFQVNLSCFGPSAITYYLPENSTAKIDGGHAVLIVGWDDTYPAANFVETPPGDGAFIAKNSWSTSSGDNGYFYISYYDRYFGRFLNRSKTYIGDDLAAVLFTGESVETHDHVYQYDPLGWTASFGDSTTAYGANVFIAERYEDLNAVSFYTREPGTDYEVMVYLGQGGLLRYASVADGTMALPGYHTVPFKMSLPLAPGDSILVTLKLTAPTDTHPLAVEMPFRGYSSNATAGPGQSYVSADGVHWKDLTADYPNTNICIKVFTRDPLRVPEDYATIQEAIDAALPGQMVRVGDGVYVENVVVDHPLTLAGSSDAVIDGNGGTALTLTGSNITVRGLTLTNGGDGVRIAGNDTLFMNPTVTDCSGDGVVLEGVSRSVIFRANISRANSTGILIHETSGAALFRCDVSGCDDDGIAVRSSGSFTLTDCVAAGNGGTGLALDGVRDGRVSRTAMTGNRWNFRLVPLPGYEDTVAVDGTTTVDGRPVYVWTGREDAVVPDDAGMVYLFGCRNITAEDLTLSGTYVGLVVANSTGVTVRNVTATGNYGGAICRVSDDLLIDASAFVGNDYAGLSCFDCTAATVTGSLIADNGVGAFIFAATPGDTALWQNTFRNNSGGNLPAGHAVALNSPAPVSYRYNGTYFTHALGNFWDDYAGTDTDGDGVGETPYSTTGLNDTCPLVAPADRYVLSVPPPPSDGSDSDSSTGASGDLNPGDSTTLSFDRTAVSSVSLTAAGRIDGVMITLEPVTDGPEGIDGPVYQYIQADLTYTTDDAISEAVFTFSVPASWLREQGLAPGSVALWRYHNGTWAPLQTEIVRETADSVFFRAVSPGFSYFAIAPGPDPTAAVTAPVPAEVTASAAANATAVHMTPLPAENVTAMHTATPAPAPPLTPQQSPVFPVVPLGAAVCVAFLFRRRR, encoded by the coding sequence ATGAGATCCATGACCCCCCGACAACGATATCTTACGATACTGCTCGTCTGTGTGGGGCTTGCCCTTTCCGGCATACCCTGTGCGGCCGCACTCCCTGATACGGTTCTCCTCCTCTCTCCGGACGAACAGGGACCTTTCCCCGGTGCAGGCGACTCCCTGACCGCCGGCGCCGACGTTCGCGTGGAGGCAGCACCCCTGAACCCGGCATTTGTCCGGTATCAGGAGGAGAAGGATGCGGCCCTGGCTGAAAACGGCATTGCGCTCCTCTGTGCGGCCGTTCCTGAGACTCCGGAGAATGAATCCTTCCCCCCTCTGGACGGACTTATTCCCTCGCCCGTCACCCTTGTCTGGTCTGAAGATTCGTTCTCAACTCTCTCCACCCCGCCCTCCGAGTCCTATTTCAACCTCGCCGACGAAGGCCGCCTCACCCCTGTGAAGGACCAGGGGGAGTGCGGGTCCTGCTGGGCCTTCGCCTCCCTCGGGTCCCTGGAGTCCACGCTCCTCACCGACGGTCTGGGTACGTGGGACCTCTCTGAGAACAACCTGAAGAACACCCATGGCTTCGACTGGGGGCCCTGCGACGGTGGCAACCCCTTCATGGCGACAGCGTATCTCACCCGGTGGTCGGGACCGGTGGACGAGAGCGATGATCCCTACATCCTCCCTGTCCCGTCCTCGACATCGCCTTCCGGTCTTGCGCCGGTGATGCATGTCCAGAACGTCACCTTCCTCCCGCCGCGGTCGGGCCCCCTCGACAACGACCTGATCAAGGCGACAATCAAGGATGAAGGCGGCCTCTATACGTCTTTCCAGGTGAACCTCTCCTGTTTCGGGCCGAGTGCGATCACCTACTACCTGCCCGAGAACAGCACCGCAAAGATCGACGGCGGCCACGCCGTCCTCATCGTCGGCTGGGACGACACCTACCCGGCGGCGAACTTCGTCGAGACCCCGCCCGGCGACGGCGCCTTCATCGCCAAAAACTCATGGAGTACATCGTCGGGGGACAACGGCTACTTCTATATCTCGTACTATGACCGGTATTTCGGGCGCTTCCTGAATCGGAGCAAAACGTATATCGGTGATGACCTGGCGGCCGTACTCTTCACCGGCGAATCGGTCGAGACCCACGACCATGTGTACCAGTATGACCCCCTCGGGTGGACCGCTAGTTTCGGCGACTCGACGACGGCGTACGGTGCGAATGTCTTCATTGCGGAGCGCTACGAAGACCTGAATGCCGTGAGTTTCTACACCCGCGAACCAGGCACCGACTATGAGGTCATGGTCTATCTCGGGCAGGGAGGTCTCCTCCGCTATGCATCCGTTGCAGACGGGACGATGGCGCTCCCCGGGTACCACACCGTCCCCTTCAAAATGTCGTTACCTCTTGCGCCGGGCGACAGTATCCTGGTGACCCTCAAACTCACCGCCCCGACCGACACCCACCCTCTCGCCGTTGAGATGCCGTTCCGGGGTTATTCGAGCAACGCCACCGCCGGACCCGGCCAGAGTTATGTAAGCGCCGACGGGGTGCACTGGAAAGACCTGACCGCAGATTACCCGAACACCAACATCTGCATCAAGGTCTTCACGCGCGACCCCCTCAGGGTGCCTGAGGACTATGCCACCATCCAGGAGGCCATCGATGCTGCCCTGCCGGGTCAGATGGTCCGTGTCGGAGACGGGGTCTATGTCGAGAATGTCGTCGTCGACCACCCCCTCACCCTTGCCGGGTCCAGCGACGCCGTCATCGACGGGAACGGCGGGACAGCCCTCACCCTGACCGGGTCGAACATCACCGTCCGGGGCCTCACTCTTACCAATGGTGGCGACGGCGTCAGGATCGCCGGCAATGACACTCTCTTCATGAACCCGACCGTCACCGACTGCAGCGGCGATGGCGTTGTTCTTGAGGGTGTGTCCAGGTCTGTCATTTTCCGGGCAAATATCAGCAGGGCCAACAGCACCGGCATTCTGATCCATGAAACCAGCGGTGCGGCCCTGTTCCGGTGCGACGTCTCCGGATGTGATGACGACGGGATCGCCGTACGTTCCTCGGGATCCTTTACGCTGACGGACTGCGTCGCCGCCGGAAATGGCGGGACAGGCCTTGCCCTCGACGGCGTGAGGGATGGTCGGGTGTCCCGGACCGCGATGACAGGGAACAGGTGGAATTTCCGCCTCGTCCCTCTGCCGGGCTATGAGGATACCGTCGCGGTGGACGGGACGACCACCGTCGACGGCAGACCTGTCTATGTCTGGACCGGACGGGAGGACGCGGTCGTGCCCGACGACGCAGGTATGGTCTACCTCTTCGGGTGCCGGAACATCACCGCGGAGGATCTCACCCTCTCCGGCACATATGTCGGCCTCGTCGTCGCCAACTCGACAGGCGTCACCGTCAGGAATGTCACGGCCACCGGCAATTATGGAGGGGCGATCTGCAGGGTCTCTGACGATCTCCTCATCGATGCCTCTGCCTTCGTGGGCAACGATTACGCAGGGCTCTCCTGTTTCGACTGCACGGCAGCCACCGTCACCGGTTCGCTCATCGCCGACAATGGGGTGGGTGCGTTCATTTTCGCCGCGACGCCGGGCGATACGGCCCTCTGGCAGAACACCTTCAGGAACAACAGCGGCGGCAACCTCCCCGCCGGGCACGCGGTCGCCCTGAACTCTCCCGCGCCGGTTTCGTACCGCTATAACGGTACCTACTTCACCCATGCCCTCGGCAACTTCTGGGACGACTATGCCGGCACCGACACCGACGGCGACGGCGTCGGCGAGACGCCGTACTCCACCACAGGCCTCAACGACACCTGCCCGCTGGTCGCACCGGCAGACCGGTACGTCCTCTCCGTACCTCCCCCGCCATCCGATGGGAGCGATTCGGACAGTTCGACCGGCGCCTCGGGAGACCTGAACCCCGGTGATTCCACCACCCTCTCCTTCGACAGGACGGCGGTCTCCAGCGTCTCCCTCACGGCCGCAGGGAGGATCGACGGCGTCATGATCACCCTCGAACCTGTGACCGACGGCCCCGAGGGCATCGACGGTCCCGTCTACCAGTACATCCAGGCCGACCTGACGTACACGACCGACGACGCCATCTCCGAAGCGGTCTTCACCTTCTCCGTGCCGGCGTCCTGGCTGAGGGAGCAGGGCCTCGCGCCCGGCAGTGTCGCCCTCTGGCGCTACCACAACGGCACCTGGGCGCCTCTCCAGACTGAGATCGTCAGGGAGACTGCCGACAGTGTCTTTTTCCGTGCTGTCTCGCCGGGCTTCTCGTACTTCGCCATTGCGCCCGGTCCCGACCCTACCGCGGCGGTGACCGCGCCTGTGCCTGCAGAGGTCACTGCATCAGCCGCGGCGAACGCGACCGCCGTGCACATGACTCCCCTGCCGGCGGAGAATGTGACGGCCATGCACACCGCGACGCCTGCACCGGCGCCGCCCCTCACCCCGCAGCAGAGCCCTGTCTTCCCTGTCGTACCCCTGGGTGCGGCAGTATGCGTTGCCTTCCTTTTCAGAAGGAGACGCTGA
- the thiL gene encoding thiamine-phosphate kinase: MDERALIRAVSSLLPEGATADDCAVLPHGGECLVLSTDMLHETTDFPVGMTDADIGWMVAAVTISDIAGMGARPLALLLAAGLDRPERLAGITEGAARCCRTYGASLVGGDTDAHTELTLVSTGLGTAEKVVGRRGAAPGDLVCVTGYLGGAQAALSGYDDYWQRLIAPQPRVAEGLALNAAGATAMMDISDGLAMSLHDMLGVNDCGFAVETARLPLPAGVPEDKGREFALSGGGDFELLFTIPAGNFPVAGVEATAIGRVVAEHGVFADGRPLPAQGYMHRWEE, from the coding sequence ATGGATGAACGTGCTCTGATCCGGGCCGTTTCCTCTCTCCTCCCCGAGGGTGCGACGGCAGACGACTGTGCGGTGCTCCCGCACGGGGGGGAGTGCCTTGTCCTCTCGACGGACATGCTCCACGAGACGACAGACTTCCCTGTCGGGATGACGGACGCGGATATCGGGTGGATGGTGGCGGCGGTGACGATCTCCGACATCGCGGGGATGGGGGCGCGGCCTCTCGCCCTCCTCCTTGCCGCCGGCCTCGACCGTCCTGAACGCCTTGCCGGGATCACGGAGGGGGCGGCACGCTGCTGCCGCACCTATGGCGCCTCTCTCGTCGGCGGAGACACCGACGCCCACACCGAACTGACGCTCGTCTCCACCGGCCTCGGCACGGCGGAGAAAGTGGTGGGGCGGCGGGGCGCCGCGCCCGGCGACCTGGTCTGCGTCACCGGGTACCTCGGCGGGGCGCAGGCGGCGCTCTCCGGGTACGACGACTACTGGCAGAGGCTGATCGCCCCCCAGCCTCGCGTCGCGGAGGGCCTTGCCCTCAATGCCGCGGGGGCGACGGCGATGATGGACATCTCCGACGGCCTTGCGATGTCCCTCCACGACATGCTCGGGGTGAACGACTGCGGTTTCGCGGTGGAGACGGCCCGCCTCCCCCTCCCTGCGGGCGTGCCGGAGGACAAGGGGAGGGAGTTCGCGCTCTCCGGCGGCGGTGACTTTGAACTCCTCTTCACCATCCCCGCCGGGAATTTCCCTGTGGCAGGGGTGGAGGCGACGGCCATCGGCCGGGTCGTCGCGGAGCACGGGGTCTTTGCCGACGGGCGACCGCTGCCGGCGCAGGGCTACATGCACAGGTGGGAGGAATAA
- a CDS encoding TIGR00266 family protein, which translates to MRYEIIGDNLQMVKLTLSPGEKINAEAGAMVNMSGNMQMDSHMKGGLFGGLKRMLTNESLFLTEFTPQGREGFVSFAGNVPGRIFPVDVNGKEFIAQKDAYLCSEEGVNLDIAFTKKLRSGFFGGEGFILQRLHGNGRVFLHCCGDTIEMDLAAGETVRVETGLVVGFDATVDYSIELAGGVKTVFFGGEGLFLTTLTGPGKVVLQSMDIAKLASSLMPFLPHDSSGSGTGGFQIGI; encoded by the coding sequence ATGAGATACGAGATTATCGGGGACAACCTCCAGATGGTGAAACTCACCCTCTCCCCTGGCGAGAAGATCAATGCCGAGGCCGGCGCCATGGTGAACATGAGCGGGAACATGCAGATGGACTCCCACATGAAGGGCGGCCTCTTCGGCGGACTCAAGAGGATGCTCACCAATGAGAGCCTCTTCCTGACCGAGTTCACCCCCCAGGGCCGGGAAGGCTTCGTCTCCTTCGCCGGGAACGTGCCCGGTCGGATCTTCCCGGTGGACGTGAACGGGAAGGAGTTCATCGCCCAGAAGGACGCCTACCTCTGCTCAGAGGAGGGCGTGAACCTCGACATCGCCTTCACGAAGAAGTTGCGGTCGGGGTTCTTCGGCGGTGAGGGTTTCATCCTCCAGCGCCTCCACGGGAACGGCAGGGTCTTCCTCCACTGCTGCGGCGACACCATCGAGATGGACCTCGCGGCCGGGGAGACGGTGCGGGTGGAAACCGGCCTCGTGGTCGGATTCGACGCGACCGTCGATTATTCCATCGAACTTGCCGGCGGCGTGAAGACGGTCTTCTTCGGCGGCGAAGGCCTCTTCCTGACCACCCTTACAGGGCCGGGCAAGGTCGTCCTCCAGTCGATGGACATCGCGAAACTCGCCTCCTCCCTGATGCCCTTCCTGCCCCACGACTCATCGGGGAGCGGCACGGGCGGGTTCCAGATCGGGATCTGA
- a CDS encoding DUF460 domain-containing protein, translating to MKVFGIDIIRGSVRSRTQRPLYALVVLEDGTVVSTSQVTAFRLSRLVAVEEPDILATDSVQELATDQHALVAFMQTLPTRTLLVQVTGGERKETLQKVAARYNLAVEKTDPFAEAGAAARIAYLGGGAEVVAFENTTGIAVSRHRSPGRGGWSQNRYVRKMHGAVREKAREVEGRLVAAGLRYEKSERLAFGGFSRVDFTVYAPRGEIPVRAYTGADAQVRVEGKKLDRIRYRPLTRKRRYIIVGIDPGTTTGIGAVDLDGEVVDLYSSRQMGTAEIIEHLTGVGKPLIVASDVTPIPDTVEKVRRAFNAIAYVPPQDRSVEGKLELTAGTGYANPHERDALSAALDAYRSNKNKFLNIAKRVPPGFDLDEVRAGVLRGRSIEAVLAELSGRPPVIEEKPPAEEVPPVPEKGEREERLLQLERTAKRLKEFVQELEEGLSEKDREIARLNRQIRRERSDRGRDLQRDTEITKRDAIIKSLKKLLRKEEKRNKSLKKRIEQMKRVEELQIGEGQVPVKVITSLTHDAVGGLAADLGIDEGDVISVGTTGGWGRSVVREVAALQVAAVVVPGASVDEQDQHLVAAALTASLPLVPASAIGLVVQGKIGVADEGRFAAALEKWSVLVAEHEKRKKAAMLNQVFKEYRTEREKEVRKHG from the coding sequence GTGAAGGTCTTCGGGATCGACATCATCAGGGGGTCGGTGCGGTCAAGGACCCAGCGGCCGCTGTACGCTCTCGTCGTTCTTGAGGACGGGACGGTCGTCTCGACCTCGCAGGTGACGGCGTTCAGGCTCTCCAGGCTCGTCGCCGTGGAGGAGCCCGATATCCTCGCCACCGATTCGGTTCAGGAACTCGCCACCGACCAGCACGCCCTCGTTGCCTTCATGCAGACCCTCCCGACCCGGACCCTGCTCGTGCAGGTGACAGGCGGCGAGCGGAAAGAGACCCTCCAGAAGGTGGCGGCCAGGTACAATCTTGCGGTGGAGAAGACCGACCCCTTTGCCGAGGCCGGTGCGGCGGCGCGGATCGCCTATCTCGGCGGCGGTGCGGAGGTGGTCGCCTTCGAGAACACGACGGGGATCGCCGTCTCCCGCCACCGCTCGCCCGGACGGGGGGGGTGGAGCCAGAACAGGTACGTGCGCAAGATGCACGGGGCTGTGCGGGAGAAGGCCCGGGAGGTGGAGGGGCGTCTCGTCGCCGCGGGTCTGCGGTACGAGAAGAGCGAACGCCTTGCCTTCGGCGGGTTCTCCCGCGTGGACTTCACGGTCTACGCGCCGCGGGGTGAGATCCCGGTCAGGGCCTATACGGGCGCCGACGCGCAGGTGCGGGTCGAGGGGAAGAAACTTGATCGGATCCGGTACCGGCCCCTCACGAGAAAGAGGCGGTACATTATTGTCGGGATCGACCCCGGCACAACGACCGGCATCGGGGCGGTGGACCTCGACGGCGAGGTGGTAGACCTCTATTCCTCCCGCCAGATGGGGACGGCCGAGATCATCGAGCACCTCACTGGAGTGGGCAAGCCCCTGATCGTCGCCTCCGACGTCACGCCGATTCCCGACACCGTGGAAAAGGTGCGGCGAGCCTTCAACGCGATTGCGTACGTGCCCCCGCAGGACAGGAGCGTGGAGGGTAAACTCGAACTGACGGCCGGGACAGGGTATGCAAACCCCCATGAGAGGGACGCCCTCTCCGCGGCCCTGGACGCCTACAGGTCGAACAAGAACAAGTTCCTGAATATCGCAAAGAGGGTGCCGCCCGGTTTCGACCTGGACGAGGTGCGGGCCGGTGTCCTGCGGGGGCGGTCGATCGAGGCGGTGCTCGCCGAGCTCTCAGGCCGCCCGCCCGTGATCGAGGAGAAACCGCCGGCCGAGGAGGTTCCTCCGGTGCCGGAGAAGGGCGAGCGTGAGGAGAGGCTGCTCCAGCTTGAGCGGACGGCAAAGCGCCTGAAGGAGTTTGTGCAGGAACTGGAGGAAGGACTCTCGGAGAAGGACCGGGAGATTGCACGACTGAATCGGCAGATCAGGAGGGAACGATCGGATCGTGGCCGTGACCTCCAGAGGGACACCGAGATCACGAAGAGGGACGCGATCATAAAGAGCCTCAAGAAACTTCTCCGGAAGGAGGAGAAGCGAAACAAGAGCCTGAAGAAGCGGATCGAGCAGATGAAGCGGGTGGAGGAGCTCCAGATCGGCGAGGGGCAGGTGCCGGTGAAGGTGATCACCTCTCTCACCCACGACGCGGTCGGCGGCCTCGCGGCAGACCTCGGGATCGACGAGGGTGACGTGATCTCGGTCGGGACGACCGGGGGGTGGGGCCGGAGTGTGGTGCGGGAGGTCGCGGCCCTGCAGGTGGCGGCGGTGGTCGTGCCCGGAGCTTCGGTCGACGAGCAGGACCAGCACCTCGTCGCCGCGGCCCTCACGGCCTCCCTGCCCCTGGTCCCGGCCTCTGCGATCGGGCTTGTTGTGCAGGGGAAGATCGGGGTCGCGGACGAGGGGCGTTTTGCGGCGGCCCTGGAGAAGTGGAGCGTCCTTGTCGCGGAGCATGAGAAGAGGAAGAAGGCGGCGATGCTCAATCAGGTCTTCAAGGAGTACAGAACCGAGAGGGAGAAGGAGGTGCGGAAACATGGATGA